TGTGCCTCGGCAATTGAAACCAATAAATAATCCAGTTGAACCCCGAGAGACACATTTTTGGAAATGTTGAGTCCGTAGGCCAATCCAAATTTGTTTTCATTGTAATCTGAAAAGCCAAATTGTTGTACCGTTAGTCCAAAGGTTCCTAATTTAATCGGAATGGCCATGTTAAAGTTTTTCAAGCCCAATTCGGATAGTCCAAATCTGTTTTCATATGCAAAACCAAATCCGAATTCTTTTACATGTGCCAGAGCAGCCTGATTGTTGTTTGAAGACCATATGTCGGTTAAAGTTACATTGGCATGTCCTAAACCTAGAGATCTTGCTCCAACACCGGAGTTACCTATTGCTAAAATTGAGTTGCTGCTGATCAGCAAAATTGAAATCAGAATAGGAGAGAGAAACCTGTATAACATGGTCACAAATTAAATTAAAAAATCCATTCATTGATGATGTGATTCGATTATCAAAGGGTTAATCTTTTTCATCTATATCAAAATAAAAGATATTTAAGTCCTTTATTTAAGCGTTGAAATTCAATAACTGATAAAAATCATAAAAATAAATGAGTAAAAAACAAAAGGTTTTTGGTTTTAATATGTTGTATTTGAGCTGTTTAAATGTTTGTTTTGAGCTGGTTTATTTTTTGTGAAATAATTGTTATTTACTCGAAATGTCGGTTTATTTTTGTCATGAAATTGTAATACGCAAAACTTATTGATATGAAATTGAAAGCATTTTTATTTGTAGGATTAATTGGAGTAATGGCTTCATGTGGTGGAGAATCAAATGCTCCTGCTACTGAATCTAAGCCTGCGGCTGCACCTGCTCAAGAGGAAGCAGTAGTTGAAACTTCTGCGGATGTTGATCCTATGGAAAACGTTGGAATAGGACCAATTGATGAATTAGAATTTGATGAAGAAATTGACGAAGCGTTAGCTGCAAGTGGAAAAGAAGTTTTTGAAGCAAAATGTACAGCTTGTCATAAAACCAATAAAAGATATATTGGGCCATCTCCACAAGGAATTTATGAGAGACGTAATCCGGCTTGGGTAATGAATATGATTCTAAACCCAGATGAGATGGTTGCGGAAGATCCGATCGCAAAAGCTTTATTGGCTGAATATGCTTCGCCAATGGCAAACCAAAATTTAACTGAAGATGAAGCTCGTGCAGTAGTGGAGTATTTCAGAACGATTGAGTAGTATAAACTACCTAAAGTATTGAAGCCTCTGTCTTTAAAGACAGAGGCTTTTTTTTTGGATTCTTTTTTATGATAAAAATCATCGATCCTTCTAAGATAAATCATGAACAAAACTTTTATAATAGAAGACCTTTGTGTCTCTTAAGGTGAAGTAATGCACTAAGAGAATTAAAACATGTCCAAATTTAGTTTTAATAAAAATCAAGTTATGTTAAAAAAAGCACTGTATGGATTGGCAATAGCCAGTGTCGCCTTCTCTAGTTGTGGCGGACCTTCAGCAGATGGAGGTAAAAAAGCAACTACAGGAGCTCTAGGTAGCTCGGTGGCCGAAAAAGCTTATGTAGCACCAGGTGAGTATGATGAATTTTATGCTTTCATCTCAGGTGGATTTAGTGGTCAGTTGGCCGTTTATGGATTACCATCTGGACGTTTGTTCAGAGTGATTCCGGTATTCTCTCAAGATCCGGAAAAAGGTTATGGTTATAACGAAGAAACCAAGCCATTATTGAATACTTCTCATGGTATGGTTCCTTGGGGAGACGCGCACCATCCGGATATCTCACAAACAGGAGGTAAAGTAGATGGTAGATGGGTGTTTATTAATGAAAACAACACTCCGCGTATTGCACGTATTAGTTTGAAAACTTTTGAAACTGAAGAAATTATTGAAATTCCAAATTCAGCAGGTAATCACAGTTCTTCATTTGTTACTGAAAACTCTGAATATGTGGTAGCAGGTACACGTTTTTCTGTGCCAATTCCACAAAGAGATATTCCAATTTCAGAATATAAAGGGAATTTCCAGGGGTCTTTATCATTCTTAAGTATTGATAAAGAAGATGGAGATATGGATTTGGCTTTCCAAATTAGAATGCCAGGTTTTGATTATGATCTTTCTCACCCAGGTCGTGGAAAATCTCATGGATGGTTTTTCTTTACTACATATAATACTGAGGAAGCGCACTCTCTTTTAGAAGTGAATGCATCTCAAAACGATAAAGATTTTATCGCGGCTGTAAACTGGAAATATGCTGAGCAATTAATTGCTGAAGGTAAATTCACTGAAGAAGCTGTAAAATATGCAGAGAATGAGTGGGATGAAAGCACTCATATGGCTACTAGTACTATTAAGAAATCAGTAAAAGTATTAGACGCTTCAAAATTACCAGGATTGGTATATTTCTTACCTACACCAAAATCACCGCATGGTTGTGATGTTTCTCCGGATGGTGAATACATTATTGGTTCAGGTAAATTAGCAGCAGAATTAACTGCACACTCTTTCACCAAAATTGAAAAAGCAATTGCTGAAAAGAATTTTGACGGGGAAGCTTACGGTATTCCAATCTTAAACTATGAAGCTATTAACGCTGGAGCTGTGAAGAATCCAGGTTTAGGTCCATTACATACTGAATTTGATGGTAAAGGAAATGCATATACTACTTTCTTTATCTCATCTGAAGTTGTAAAATGGAAATTAGGAACCTGGGAAGTGATTGACCGTCACCCGGTATATTATTCAGTAGGTCACTTGATGATTCCTGGTGGTAACTCAAGAGAGCCATTTGGTAAATACTTAGTGGCAATGAATAAAATTACTAAAGATAGATATCTATCTACAGGTCCTGAGGTTTGTCAATCAGCTCAGTTATTCAATATTGAGGGAGATAAAATGGAATTGTTGTTAGATTTCCCAACAGTGGGAGAACCGCACTATGCAGCAGGTTGTCCGGCTGATTTGGTTCATCCAAATACAACTAAAATTTTCAAACTGGAAGAAAACAATCACCCTTACGTAACTAAGTCTGAGAAAGAAGCAAGAGTGGTTCGTGATGGTAATGATGTTCATATCTATATGACCATGATTCGTTCTCACTTTGCACCTGATAATATCGAAGGTGTAAGAGTAGGTGATAGAGTATTCTTCCACATTACTAACCTGGAGCAAGATTATGATGTGCCTCATGGATTCTCAATGATCGGAGCAAACACTTCTGAGTTATTGATTATGCCAGGTAGAACTGAAACGTCAATGTGGTATCCAAAAGAAGTTGGAGTATGGCCATTCTATTGTACAGATTTCTGTTCAGCACTTCACCAGGAAATGCAGGGGTACGTAAGAGTATCTCCAAAAGGGTCAAATACACCATTGACTTATACATTGGATGATGATCCATTAGACATGTAATGATGTAAATTAAGAGGATAGAAAAGGCGAGTGTTTTTATCTCGCCTTTTTTGTGCCTTTTGTCACTTATAAAACTGTAAAGAATCATGTTTTAAAATAGTATAACATGATGAAATTCATAGTTTTATATTGGGTGTTGAGATAATTTTGAATCATGTGATCCAATAAAATTTTTAAGTCACTGATTATGAAAAAGTCTAGAATTTTGATGATAATAGGTCCTTTGTTTTTACTAGGTCTATTTGTTTATCCGTTGTGGAATATCCGATTAGAAGCTCCACAATATCCAATTCCTTTGGGAATGTACATTCACATCAATAAAATTACGGATGAACTGCCGCACGATGTGAAAAATATTAACCTCATGAATCATTACGTGGGAATGAAAGAAATTCCGGAACATATGCTGGAGTTTGATTTATTTCCTCCAATTATAATTGCGATGGTGATCATCGGAGTTTTAATTGGATTTAAAGCAAATTATAAATGGTTTCTGGGGTGGTTTATCTTAATGTCTTTGTTAGGAATAGCAGGAGTTTACGATTTTTATCTTTGGGAATATGATTATGGACATGATCTGGATCCTAAAGCGATTATGAAGTTTACGAATCCGGATGGAACTCCAATGGGCTTCCAACCCCCACTGTTTGGTTCCAAAGTAATCTTAAATTTCGTAGCACATTCTTACCCTGCAACAGGAGCATATTTAATGTTTGTGGGGATGATGATGACATTAGCTGCTTTCTTTGTGGGAAAAGCCGAAGAAGCTAAAAAATAAATGAAGATGAGTGATTAAAAGATTTGAGCCTTTTTGAGGCAATCGGGAGGGCTCAATCTTTACTTTTACATACTAAATTATCAATCAATAAAACAATTTAAAATGCGCAATATATTTTCGTGGGTATCGATATTTCTATTCATGTTTTTAACCTCTTGTTCTGTTGAACCTGAACAGATTAATTATGGAAATGATCAATGTGATTTCTGTAAAATGGGAGTAGTGGATAAATCACATTCGGCCCAATATGTGACTCAAAAAGGTAAACAATTCAAGTTTGATGCAGTAGAATGTATGATTCGTAAGATTTCTGATCCGGCAGTCAAAGAATCTGAATTGGCATATATTCTGGTGGCTGATTATAGCAACCCGGGAAATATGGCTGATGCAAAAACTGCAACATTTTTGGTGAGTAAGGCAATAAAGAGCCCAATGGGTGCATATTTATCTGCTTTTTCTGATAATGCGGTTGCAGTTAAAACCCAGGAAGAAGTAGGTGGAAAGGTTTACAACTGGGAAGAAATCAAAAAATATATAGCAAAATAAACCATGAAAAGGGCTTTTATATTTCTGGTGTTTACATGTTTCTATTTTGGGAGTTATGCCAAACAAATAGAAGTATGCCCGACATGTGAGGTAACAACCATTGCAGCTGGAATTGCAATGGCACAAAAAGGAGACGAAGTTCTCATTAAAGAAGGAACATATAAAGAACATGACCTGGAAGTCATGACTTCAATAAAATTAGTGGGGGAGGGCAACCCGGTAATTGATGGAGAACAACTCGGAACCATTTTAAGAGTTCAAACAGATAGTTTTTCCGTGGAGGGAATAAGCTTTATCAACGTAGGACATAGTTACACTAAAGATTATGCGGCTATTCTTGTAGTGAGGTCTAATCATTTTAGAATCGCACATAATTACCTTGAAAATGTGTTTTTTGGAATCCTCGTGGAGAAATCACATTATGGTGTGATCGAACATAATGAGGTAGTAGGAACCAAAAAGAGCGAAGCTAATTCAGGAAACGGAATTCATATCTGGCATTCATCAGATTTAAAAATCAGGGAGAATAAGTTGCATGGAATGCGTGATGGATTGTACTTCGAATTTGTTGACAATGCTGAGATTTATAATAATCTGAGCTTTGAAAATATCAGATATGGATTGCATTTTATGTTTTCCAACAATGATGAATATTACAATAATAGATTTACCAGAAATGGTGCAGGAGTGGCGGTTATGTTTTCCAAGTTTATTGTAATGCATCATAACCGATTTGAATACAATTGGGGGACTGCATCTTATGGGTTATTGCTGAAAGAAATTTATGATGCGGAGATTTACGAGAACATTTTTGAACAGAATACCATTGGAATCAATGGAGAAGGTTCAACAAGAATTAATTACACGAATAATCAGTTTTTAAGAAATGGTTGGGCTGTAAAGATTACAGGGGCATGTTATGATAATATTTTTCTGGAAAATGATTTCTCACACAATGCATTTGATTTAGCATTTGATGGGCATTTGAATGGAAGTAAGTTTGATCATAATTATTGGAGTGATTATACCGGGTACGATTTAGACAAAAATGGGATTGGAGATGTGCCTTACAGACCTGTAAAACTATTTTCGTATATCGTGAATCGCACACCGGAAACCATTATATTATTAAGAAGTCTGTTTGTTGATATGATCAACTTCTCAGAAAAAGTTTCACCGGTATTTACACCAGACAATCTATTAGATAATCACCCATTGATGGTACGTCCTGAGGTGATTTTAGAATAAACGAATTAAAATATAAACCATGATAGAAGTTCAACAGTTGCACAAAACATTTGGGAAACTTACCGTGCTCGATGGTTTGGATTTGAAGATTAAAGAAGGAGGCGTTTTTGCTGTGCTCGGGCCAAATGGTTCTGGGAAAACCACTTTAATTAAATGTATTTTGGGGATGGTCATTCCTCAAAAAGGAGATATCATTTTTGATCATGAAAATATCATAGGTAAATCTGATTATCGAAACAAGATTAACTATATGCCTCAGATTGCGAATTTTCCCGCAAACCTGACGGTGATTGAGCTTATTCAAATGGTCAAGAACTTAAGACCTAAAGAAGCGAATGAGCAGAATCTGATTTCATTGTTTGGAATTGAACCTTTCCTAAACAAGAAGCTTGGAAATTTATCCGGAGGTACAAAACAAAAAGTGAATATCATTTTGGCTTTTATGTTTGAAAGTGACCTGATTATTCTGGATGAGCCCACAACAGGTTTAGATCCGATCGCTCTGATTCATTTGAAAGAGTTGATCGAGAAAGCTAAAAATCAGGGGAAGACGATTTTGATTACCACGCATATAATGAGCTTGGTGGATGAAATTGCAGACGAGATTGTATTCTTACTTGATGGTAAAATTTATTTTAAAGGTAGTGTGCAGGAATTGAAGACCGAAACTGATGAGAAGGATCTGGAGCACGCTATTGCTAACTTATTAACGAAGAAAAATGTTTAAGATATTAAAATATAGTTTTTACGACCTGATGCGTAGTAGATGGAGCTATGTGTATTTCGCTTTTTATCTGGCATTGGGATTTGTTTTATTGTTTTTGAATAACGATGTTTCAAAAGCCGTGATTACTTTGATGAATATTATCATCGTACTTACGCCTTTAATTGGAACTATTTTTGGCGTGATGTATTTCTATAACTCGAAGGAGTTTACGGAGTTGTTATTGGCCCAGCCCATTAAACGAAGTAAAATCTTTATGGGGCAGTTTGTTGGAGTAGCATTATCACTCGCTTTGAGCTTGTCTCTTGGATTAGGGATTCCATTTTTATTGTACGGAATATTTCAATCCAATGCCATATTTGACTTTGGACTTCTATTGGTTGTTGGGTGTTTTTTAAACTTCATTTTCGTGGCTTTAGCTTTTAATATTGCTTTGTCAAATGAGAATAAGATTAAAGGTTTCGGATATGCTATTCTGATGTGGTTGTTTTTAGCGGTCATTTATGATGGGATGTTTTTGATCTCTCTAGTGGTATTTGATGACTATCCTTTGGATAAATTCTCGCTTATTGCTACAATGTTTAATCCAATAGATTTATCTCGAATTTTGATTTTGTTGAAGTTGGATATATCTGCATTACTAGGGTATACAGGAGCGGTATTTAAACAATTCTTTGGGACAGGATTAGGTTTATTTGTCTCATTAGGAGTATTGTCTTTATGGGTAATATTTCCAATTTGGAGAATCAATGTGAAATTAAAGAAAAAGGATTTTTAGTATGAAAGTGTCAAAAGTGATATATGGATTAATGATGGTTTTAGCTTTGGTAGCTTGTAATCAAAATCCATCTCAATCAAATACGAATGCCGAAGTTGCGAATGAAGAGCCTACACAGGCAGAAATGGCGGCAAAAACCGAGCGCTTAATTTCTCAGTTGATTAAGCCTGAAGATTTAGGGTTACAGGGGAACGAAAACAAGAAATGGGTCATCAATCCTGAGAGTTATAAAAAGTTGATGCAGGTAAAACAGCAGATTTATGCGATCTCAGGATATATGGATTCATATGAGATTGCCAGATTCAATGAAATCGGTAATGAAATCTTAAATTTTGTCGAAACAATTCCAGAATTAGAAGATGCTCAGGCAAATGCTGAGATGCAAAAAGTCCTGAAAATCACTAAAAATCAGTGCTTGAAGCTTATAGAGAGTGATTTGCAAAATGCTCAGGTAGCGGTAGTTAACTTGAGTATTCTCTATGATGAAGTGCCCAAATATTTCGTATCTAAAAAATA
This genomic interval from bacterium SCSIO 12643 contains the following:
- a CDS encoding cytochrome c, with the protein product MKLKAFLFVGLIGVMASCGGESNAPATESKPAAAPAQEEAVVETSADVDPMENVGIGPIDELEFDEEIDEALAASGKEVFEAKCTACHKTNKRYIGPSPQGIYERRNPAWVMNMILNPDEMVAEDPIAKALLAEYASPMANQNLTEDEARAVVEYFRTIE
- the nosZ gene encoding Sec-dependent nitrous-oxide reductase codes for the protein MLKKALYGLAIASVAFSSCGGPSADGGKKATTGALGSSVAEKAYVAPGEYDEFYAFISGGFSGQLAVYGLPSGRLFRVIPVFSQDPEKGYGYNEETKPLLNTSHGMVPWGDAHHPDISQTGGKVDGRWVFINENNTPRIARISLKTFETEEIIEIPNSAGNHSSSFVTENSEYVVAGTRFSVPIPQRDIPISEYKGNFQGSLSFLSIDKEDGDMDLAFQIRMPGFDYDLSHPGRGKSHGWFFFTTYNTEEAHSLLEVNASQNDKDFIAAVNWKYAEQLIAEGKFTEEAVKYAENEWDESTHMATSTIKKSVKVLDASKLPGLVYFLPTPKSPHGCDVSPDGEYIIGSGKLAAELTAHSFTKIEKAIAEKNFDGEAYGIPILNYEAINAGAVKNPGLGPLHTEFDGKGNAYTTFFISSEVVKWKLGTWEVIDRHPVYYSVGHLMIPGGNSREPFGKYLVAMNKITKDRYLSTGPEVCQSAQLFNIEGDKMELLLDFPTVGEPHYAAGCPADLVHPNTTKIFKLEENNHPYVTKSEKEARVVRDGNDVHIYMTMIRSHFAPDNIEGVRVGDRVFFHITNLEQDYDVPHGFSMIGANTSELLIMPGRTETSMWYPKEVGVWPFYCTDFCSALHQEMQGYVRVSPKGSNTPLTYTLDDDPLDM
- a CDS encoding nitrous oxide reductase accessory protein NosL, whose product is MRNIFSWVSIFLFMFLTSCSVEPEQINYGNDQCDFCKMGVVDKSHSAQYVTQKGKQFKFDAVECMIRKISDPAVKESELAYILVADYSNPGNMADAKTATFLVSKAIKSPMGAYLSAFSDNAVAVKTQEEVGGKVYNWEEIKKYIAK
- the nosD gene encoding nitrous oxide reductase family maturation protein NosD gives rise to the protein MKRAFIFLVFTCFYFGSYAKQIEVCPTCEVTTIAAGIAMAQKGDEVLIKEGTYKEHDLEVMTSIKLVGEGNPVIDGEQLGTILRVQTDSFSVEGISFINVGHSYTKDYAAILVVRSNHFRIAHNYLENVFFGILVEKSHYGVIEHNEVVGTKKSEANSGNGIHIWHSSDLKIRENKLHGMRDGLYFEFVDNAEIYNNLSFENIRYGLHFMFSNNDEYYNNRFTRNGAGVAVMFSKFIVMHHNRFEYNWGTASYGLLLKEIYDAEIYENIFEQNTIGINGEGSTRINYTNNQFLRNGWAVKITGACYDNIFLENDFSHNAFDLAFDGHLNGSKFDHNYWSDYTGYDLDKNGIGDVPYRPVKLFSYIVNRTPETIILLRSLFVDMINFSEKVSPVFTPDNLLDNHPLMVRPEVILE
- a CDS encoding ABC transporter ATP-binding protein; amino-acid sequence: MIEVQQLHKTFGKLTVLDGLDLKIKEGGVFAVLGPNGSGKTTLIKCILGMVIPQKGDIIFDHENIIGKSDYRNKINYMPQIANFPANLTVIELIQMVKNLRPKEANEQNLISLFGIEPFLNKKLGNLSGGTKQKVNIILAFMFESDLIILDEPTTGLDPIALIHLKELIEKAKNQGKTILITTHIMSLVDEIADEIVFLLDGKIYFKGSVQELKTETDEKDLEHAIANLLTKKNV
- a CDS encoding ABC transporter permease — encoded protein: MFKILKYSFYDLMRSRWSYVYFAFYLALGFVLLFLNNDVSKAVITLMNIIIVLTPLIGTIFGVMYFYNSKEFTELLLAQPIKRSKIFMGQFVGVALSLALSLSLGLGIPFLLYGIFQSNAIFDFGLLLVVGCFLNFIFVALAFNIALSNENKIKGFGYAILMWLFLAVIYDGMFLISLVVFDDYPLDKFSLIATMFNPIDLSRILILLKLDISALLGYTGAVFKQFFGTGLGLFVSLGVLSLWVIFPIWRINVKLKKKDF